In Streptomyces sp. NBC_00306, a single genomic region encodes these proteins:
- a CDS encoding tyrosine-protein phosphatase — MTQQLPQVPSTEPELAGVRNFRDVGGLPTVDGRQVRYGKLFRSGHLANATAADASFLTTLGLHTIFDFRNAADMRLEGPDVELPGVRNLNLPLTDPADGAEFWKMVREGNIDQLRSILSDGKAADRMSASYRTIITQRTGEHSRVLHALAENSVPALMHCAAGKDRAGLSIAVSLMAVGVEREAIEADYLKSNDPHRRYVVRRKDNSPAGMSPEGMELLSPLFDARSTYLHAAFDTIDQTWGTTDRYLTEGLKVSPETREQLRSRLLDEA, encoded by the coding sequence GTGACGCAGCAGCTGCCGCAGGTCCCGTCGACCGAGCCCGAACTGGCCGGTGTGCGCAACTTTCGGGACGTGGGTGGTCTGCCGACCGTGGACGGCAGGCAGGTGCGGTACGGAAAGCTCTTCCGCAGCGGCCATCTCGCGAACGCGACCGCGGCCGACGCCTCGTTCCTGACGACGCTCGGCCTGCACACGATCTTCGACTTCCGCAACGCGGCGGACATGCGGCTGGAAGGTCCTGACGTCGAGCTTCCCGGCGTACGCAATCTGAACCTGCCGCTCACCGACCCGGCCGACGGCGCGGAGTTCTGGAAGATGGTCCGCGAGGGCAACATCGACCAGCTGCGCTCGATCCTCTCGGACGGCAAGGCGGCGGACAGGATGTCCGCCTCCTACCGCACGATCATCACGCAGCGCACCGGCGAGCACAGCCGTGTCCTGCACGCACTCGCCGAGAACAGCGTGCCGGCCCTGATGCACTGCGCCGCGGGCAAGGACCGCGCGGGTCTGTCGATCGCCGTGTCCCTGATGGCGGTCGGGGTGGAGCGCGAGGCGATCGAGGCGGACTACCTCAAGTCCAACGACCCGCACCGGCGTTACGTGGTCCGGCGCAAGGACAACTCTCCCGCCGGCATGTCGCCGGAGGGGATGGAGCTGCTGAGCCCCCTCTTCGACGCCCGCTCCACGTATCTGCACGCCGCGTTCGACACGATCGACCAGACCTGGGGCACCACCGACCGCTATCTCACCGAGGGCCTGAAGGTGAGCCCCGAGACGCGCGAGCAATTGCGGTCCCGGCTCCTCGACGAGGCGTGA
- a CDS encoding alpha-galactosidase — translation MIESVGKGRTWVLSGPTSSYALHLTDDDELLHLHWGPHISGADAEALADRGLPPYWPFESPLDGHEEYPVEGGPRFVRPSLSVRTPQVRGTEWAFADASADGDELRLRFTDAVHGLGLILHHRMCDEADVIERWVTVAHEGEGPDLELLRADAAAWTLPQRDAWRLSQLHGRWAAESLLVRSPLTYGEKVLSSRRGHTGHQHLPWVALDADGATEEHGEVYGCALGWSGSWRISVQQLPDGLVQITGGAGYDDSGLLKLAPGQSYTSPVFAGLWSAEGFGGASRAWHTWQRARVIPDAAADRPVLYNSWEATNFDISEDQQRALARRAADVGVELFVVDDAWFGQRTSDRAGLGDWTPNPDRFPNGLRPLADEVHELGMQFGIWVEPEMVNADSDLYRAHPDWVQHHPGRTRTELRNQLVLNLARKDVQDYLWEQLHTLLGSAPIDYVKWDFNRCFTDAGWPGEDYPQRLWVEHVDALYALLERLRAAHPGVAFESCSGGGGRIDLGILSRTDQVWTSDNTDPLDRLAIQDGFTQIHPARVMAAWVTDSPNVQLNGRFSSLRFRFVSAMAGVLGVGGDLTEWTEEELAEARDWVELYKRIRPVVQHGDLYRLRAPEGGLSAVQYLRGDETVVLAWLQAQHYGEQPPRLRLRGLDPAAAYECQDTAQVHRGSVLLHHGLQTGLKGDMDAMVIRLRRIG, via the coding sequence ATGATCGAGAGCGTTGGCAAGGGTCGTACGTGGGTTCTCTCCGGACCGACGAGCAGCTATGCGCTGCACCTCACGGACGACGACGAGCTGTTGCATCTCCACTGGGGGCCGCACATATCCGGTGCGGACGCCGAGGCGCTCGCGGACCGGGGGCTGCCGCCCTACTGGCCGTTCGAGTCCCCTCTCGACGGGCACGAGGAGTACCCCGTCGAGGGTGGCCCCCGTTTCGTCCGCCCCTCCCTCTCCGTCCGCACACCCCAGGTGCGCGGTACCGAGTGGGCCTTCGCCGACGCCTCCGCGGACGGCGACGAGCTGCGGCTGCGCTTCACGGACGCCGTGCACGGGCTGGGGCTCATCCTTCACCACCGCATGTGCGACGAGGCCGATGTGATCGAGCGCTGGGTGACGGTCGCCCATGAAGGGGAGGGGCCCGATCTGGAGCTGCTGCGGGCCGACGCGGCCGCCTGGACGCTGCCGCAGCGCGACGCCTGGCGGCTGAGCCAGCTGCACGGCCGGTGGGCCGCCGAGTCCCTGCTCGTACGGTCCCCGCTCACCTATGGCGAAAAGGTGCTCAGCAGCCGCCGCGGCCACACCGGCCACCAGCACCTTCCCTGGGTCGCGCTCGACGCGGACGGAGCGACCGAGGAACACGGCGAGGTCTACGGCTGCGCGCTCGGCTGGTCCGGGTCCTGGCGCATCAGCGTCCAGCAGCTGCCCGACGGCCTGGTGCAGATCACCGGCGGGGCCGGTTACGACGACTCCGGACTGCTCAAGCTCGCTCCCGGGCAGAGCTACACCTCACCCGTATTCGCCGGTCTGTGGAGCGCCGAGGGGTTCGGCGGCGCCAGTCGTGCCTGGCACACGTGGCAGCGCGCGCGGGTGATCCCGGACGCCGCCGCCGACCGGCCCGTGCTCTACAACTCCTGGGAGGCGACGAACTTCGACATCTCCGAGGACCAGCAGCGCGCGCTCGCCCGGCGGGCGGCGGACGTGGGCGTCGAGCTGTTCGTGGTCGACGACGCCTGGTTCGGGCAGCGGACGAGCGACCGCGCCGGCCTCGGCGACTGGACCCCCAACCCGGACCGCTTCCCGAACGGCCTGCGGCCGCTCGCGGACGAAGTGCACGAGCTGGGCATGCAGTTCGGCATCTGGGTCGAGCCGGAGATGGTCAACGCCGACAGCGATCTCTACCGGGCGCATCCCGACTGGGTGCAGCACCACCCCGGACGGACCAGGACCGAGCTCCGCAATCAGCTGGTCCTGAACCTCGCCCGCAAGGACGTGCAGGACTACCTGTGGGAGCAGTTGCACACGCTGCTCGGCAGCGCACCGATCGACTATGTGAAGTGGGACTTCAACCGCTGCTTCACGGACGCCGGCTGGCCCGGTGAGGACTATCCGCAGCGGCTGTGGGTGGAACACGTCGACGCCCTCTACGCGCTCCTGGAGCGGCTGCGTGCCGCACACCCCGGTGTCGCGTTCGAGTCCTGCTCCGGCGGTGGCGGCCGGATCGATCTGGGGATCCTCTCCCGCACCGACCAGGTGTGGACCTCGGACAACACCGATCCGCTGGACCGGCTCGCGATCCAGGACGGCTTCACCCAGATCCACCCCGCGCGGGTGATGGCCGCCTGGGTCACCGACAGCCCCAATGTCCAGCTCAACGGGCGATTCAGCAGCCTGCGCTTCCGCTTCGTGAGCGCCATGGCGGGTGTGCTCGGGGTGGGCGGCGACCTGACCGAGTGGACCGAGGAGGAGCTGGCCGAGGCGCGCGACTGGGTGGAGCTCTACAAGAGGATCCGGCCGGTCGTGCAGCACGGAGACCTGTACCGGCTGCGGGCACCGGAGGGCGGGCTCAGCGCCGTGCAGTACCTGCGCGGGGACGAGACCGTCGTCCTCGCCTGGCTCCAGGCGCAGCACTACGGCGAGCAGCCGCCGCGGCTGAGGCTGCGCGGCCTCGACCCGGCCGCGGCCTACGAGTGCCAGGACACCGCGCAGGTGCACCGGGGATCGGTGCTGCTCCATCACGGGCTGCAGACCGGGCTGAAGGGCGACATGGACGCCATGGTGATCAGGTTGCGGCGAATTGGCTGA
- a CDS encoding M23 family metallopeptidase, with protein sequence MPGKGKHRRPKSRSLSRGFVAAGTGGAAIALPLMGAAGAHAADKAAPAAAPAVAPQKAAAVPAASTAQKPAAPTSYRVVAGDYLSKIAAEHDVRGGWQKLYADNRAAVGDDPALIHPGLKLTIGAKAQEQPAEKPARKAAPAKPKASDNEDRASRSESRESGTAAKASTSDAAESAPQENASGYSAPLDSAAVTTPYRASGAMWSSGYHTGIDFAASTGTTVKSVGPGSVVSAGWSGAYGNEVVIQHTDGTYSQYAHLSSLTVSAGQNVSGGQQIGLSGSTGNSSGPHLHFEIRTGPSYGSDMDPVSYLRQYGVSL encoded by the coding sequence ATGCCCGGAAAGGGTAAGCACCGCCGTCCCAAGTCCCGTTCCCTCTCCCGCGGTTTCGTCGCCGCGGGTACCGGTGGCGCAGCCATCGCCCTCCCGCTGATGGGTGCGGCAGGCGCCCACGCCGCGGACAAGGCGGCTCCCGCCGCGGCCCCGGCCGTCGCTCCGCAGAAGGCGGCCGCCGTTCCGGCCGCTTCCACCGCGCAGAAGCCGGCCGCCCCCACGTCGTACCGCGTCGTCGCCGGTGACTATCTGTCCAAGATCGCCGCCGAGCACGACGTCCGTGGCGGCTGGCAGAAGCTGTACGCGGACAACCGTGCCGCCGTGGGCGACGACCCCGCGCTGATCCACCCGGGCCTCAAGCTCACCATCGGCGCCAAGGCCCAGGAGCAGCCGGCCGAGAAGCCGGCGCGGAAGGCCGCCCCCGCGAAGCCGAAGGCCTCGGACAACGAGGACCGCGCCTCCCGCAGCGAGTCCCGCGAGAGCGGCACGGCCGCGAAGGCCTCGACGAGCGACGCGGCCGAATCCGCGCCGCAGGAGAACGCCTCCGGCTACTCCGCGCCGCTGGACTCCGCCGCCGTCACGACCCCCTACCGCGCCTCCGGCGCCATGTGGTCCAGCGGCTACCACACCGGTATCGACTTCGCCGCGTCCACCGGCACCACGGTCAAGTCCGTGGGCCCGGGCAGCGTCGTCTCCGCCGGGTGGAGCGGTGCGTACGGCAACGAGGTCGTCATCCAGCACACCGACGGCACCTACTCCCAGTACGCCCACCTCTCGTCGCTGACCGTCTCCGCGGGTCAGAACGTGAGCGGTGGACAGCAGATCGGCCTTTCCGGCAGCACGGGCAACTCCAGCGGCCCGCACCTGCACTTCGAGATCCGCACCGGCCCGAGCTACGGCTCGGACATGGACCCGGTCTCGTACCTGCGCCAGTACGGCGTTTCTCTCTGA
- a CDS encoding SGNH/GDSL hydrolase family protein, translating to MADDSRTDGTGAIGSYAAIGDSFTEGVGDPGPDGAFVGWADRFAVLLDDRMPEHTFRYANLAVRGRLLDQIVAEQVPRAKELAPDLVTFCAGGNDIIRPGSDPDDVAERFERAVADLTGAVGTVMVTTGFDTRGVPVLRHLRGKIATYTAHVRAIADRYDCPVLDLWSLKSVQDRRAWDGDRLHLSPEGHTRVALRAAQVLGLDVPADPDQEWPVLPPRAPFEVRRDNVQWAREHLVPWIGRRLRGESSGDHVAAKRPDLLPL from the coding sequence GTGGCAGACGATTCGAGAACAGACGGAACAGGCGCAATCGGGTCGTACGCGGCGATCGGTGACAGCTTCACCGAAGGCGTCGGAGACCCGGGACCGGACGGGGCGTTCGTCGGCTGGGCGGACCGGTTCGCGGTCCTGCTCGACGACCGGATGCCCGAACACACCTTTCGCTACGCCAACCTCGCCGTGCGCGGCCGGCTGCTCGACCAGATCGTCGCGGAGCAGGTGCCGCGGGCGAAGGAACTCGCCCCGGACCTGGTGACGTTCTGCGCCGGCGGCAACGACATCATCCGCCCGGGCAGCGACCCCGACGACGTGGCCGAACGCTTCGAGCGAGCCGTCGCCGACCTCACCGGCGCGGTCGGGACGGTGATGGTCACCACCGGCTTCGACACCCGCGGTGTGCCGGTGCTGCGCCATCTGCGCGGCAAGATCGCCACGTACACGGCCCATGTCCGCGCCATCGCCGATCGCTACGACTGTCCCGTGCTCGACCTCTGGTCGCTCAAGTCGGTCCAGGACAGGCGGGCGTGGGACGGCGACCGGCTGCACCTGTCGCCCGAGGGGCACACCCGGGTCGCCCTGCGCGCCGCCCAGGTCCTCGGACTCGACGTGCCCGCCGACCCGGACCAGGAGTGGCCGGTCCTGCCGCCGCGCGCTCCCTTCGAGGTGCGCCGCGACAACGTCCAGTGGGCACGCGAGCACCTGGTGCCGTGGATCGGCCGCAGGCTGCGCGGCGAGAGCTCGGGCGACCACGTCGCGGCGAAGCGGCCGGACCTGCTGCCGCTGTGA
- a CDS encoding STM4011 family radical SAM protein, producing the protein MDLTLLYRGPLASCDYDCPYCPFAKRRDSTEQLRADRAALERFAGWVSAQTDDRLAVLFTPWGEGLVRSWYRRALVDLSRLPQVRRVAIQTNLSCRTGWLADADPDTLALWCTYHPGQTPYDRFLGKCRDLAARGVRFSVGIVGFPEHLEHARRLRAELPAHVYLWVNAAEGRTYTHAEAAEWSELDPLFAYSRHPHRSAGLPCRTGESVVSVDGDGTVRRCHFVPDELGNLYDGTYRQALRPRACPLAVCDCHIGYVHLESLPLYDVFAGGVLERIPARPAGR; encoded by the coding sequence ATGGATCTGACCCTCCTGTACCGGGGCCCGCTCGCTTCGTGCGACTACGACTGCCCCTACTGCCCGTTCGCCAAGCGGCGGGACAGCACCGAGCAGCTGCGTGCTGACCGGGCAGCTCTGGAGCGCTTCGCCGGATGGGTGTCCGCGCAGACCGACGACCGTCTGGCGGTGCTGTTCACGCCTTGGGGCGAGGGGCTGGTCCGTTCCTGGTACCGCAGGGCGCTCGTCGATCTGTCCCGGCTGCCGCAGGTCCGGCGGGTGGCGATCCAGACCAACCTGAGCTGCCGCACCGGCTGGCTCGCGGACGCGGACCCGGACACCCTGGCGCTCTGGTGCACCTACCACCCGGGCCAGACGCCGTACGACCGCTTCCTCGGCAAGTGCCGGGATCTCGCCGCGCGCGGCGTCCGCTTCAGCGTCGGCATCGTCGGCTTCCCCGAGCACCTGGAGCACGCCCGCCGGCTCCGCGCCGAACTGCCGGCCCATGTCTACCTCTGGGTGAACGCGGCGGAGGGCCGCACCTACACCCACGCCGAGGCCGCCGAGTGGAGCGAACTCGACCCGCTGTTCGCGTACAGCCGCCATCCGCACCGGTCGGCCGGGCTGCCCTGCCGGACGGGCGAATCGGTCGTCTCCGTGGACGGGGACGGCACGGTGCGGCGCTGTCACTTCGTCCCGGACGAGCTCGGGAACCTCTACGACGGCACCTACCGGCAGGCGCTGCGCCCCCGCGCCTGTCCGCTGGCCGTCTGCGACTGCCACATCGGCTATGTCCACCTGGAGTCGTTGCCGTTGTACGACGTGTTCGCCGGCGGGGTGCTGGAGCGGATCCCGGCCCGACCTGCCGGCCGCTAG
- a CDS encoding STM4012 family radical SAM protein, with protein sequence MSAPVNRPRPYQSYVYAYPHKTAYRPLPDRPSLRELWSAERKDALSLYLHIPFCEVRCGFCNLFTRIGAPDELSTRYLDALDRQATAVRDALGGRDPVRFAAAAFGGGTPTFLTAGELDRLCDIAEKRTGVDLRAVPLSVETSPATATADRLAVLADRGATRLSIGVQSFDDQEARAAVRPQRRADVESALSRIRDARIPVLNIDLIYGIEGQTPGSWRRSLDAALAWEPEELYLYPLYVRPLTGLGRRATGSNEAWDAQRLELYREGRDHLLAEGYEQVSMRMFRRTGAPAQGADDYACQTDGMIGLGCGARSYTSALHYSFDYAVDMHQVRSIIDDYTATEDFGRAEVGRRIDESEARRRHLLQSLLQAEGMEVKEYRQRFGHHPALDFGAELERFASLGWLDDTAAPDRLRLSAEGLAHSDALGPELFSPAVRAAMAAYEPK encoded by the coding sequence ATGAGCGCACCGGTGAACCGCCCCCGCCCGTACCAGAGTTATGTCTACGCGTATCCGCACAAGACGGCGTACCGTCCGCTCCCCGACCGGCCGTCGCTGCGCGAGCTGTGGTCGGCGGAGCGCAAGGACGCGCTCTCCCTCTATCTGCACATACCGTTCTGTGAGGTCCGCTGCGGCTTCTGCAATCTCTTCACCCGCATCGGCGCTCCCGACGAGCTGAGCACCCGCTATCTCGACGCGCTGGACCGCCAGGCGACCGCTGTCCGGGACGCGCTCGGGGGCCGGGATCCGGTGCGCTTCGCCGCCGCGGCCTTCGGTGGTGGCACCCCCACCTTCCTGACCGCCGGCGAGCTGGACCGGCTGTGCGACATCGCCGAGAAGAGGACCGGCGTGGATCTGCGCGCCGTCCCGCTGTCCGTGGAGACCTCTCCGGCCACCGCGACCGCGGACCGGCTCGCCGTCCTCGCCGACCGTGGTGCCACCCGGCTCAGCATCGGCGTACAGAGCTTCGACGACCAGGAGGCCCGGGCCGCCGTCCGACCGCAGCGCCGCGCCGACGTGGAGTCCGCGCTGTCCCGGATACGCGACGCCCGCATCCCCGTCCTCAACATCGACCTGATCTACGGCATCGAGGGCCAGACCCCGGGGAGCTGGCGCCGTTCGCTGGACGCCGCGCTCGCCTGGGAGCCGGAGGAGCTGTATCTCTACCCGTTGTACGTCAGGCCCCTCACGGGTCTGGGCCGTCGAGCGACGGGCAGCAACGAGGCATGGGACGCCCAGCGGCTGGAGCTGTACCGCGAGGGCCGTGACCATCTCCTCGCCGAGGGATACGAGCAGGTGTCGATGCGGATGTTCCGCCGCACGGGGGCTCCCGCACAGGGCGCGGACGACTACGCCTGCCAGACCGACGGCATGATCGGCCTCGGCTGCGGCGCCCGCTCCTACACCTCCGCCCTGCACTACTCCTTCGACTACGCCGTGGACATGCACCAGGTCCGCAGCATCATCGACGACTACACGGCCACCGAGGACTTCGGCCGTGCCGAGGTCGGCCGCCGCATCGACGAGTCCGAGGCCCGGCGACGCCATCTGCTCCAGTCGCTTCTCCAGGCGGAGGGCATGGAGGTGAAGGAGTACCGGCAGCGGTTCGGACACCACCCTGCCCTCGACTTCGGGGCGGAGCTGGAGCGGTTCGCGTCGCTCGGCTGGCTCGACGACACCGCCGCACCGGACCGGCTGAGGCTCAGTGCGGAGGGCCTGGCGCACTCTGACGCGCTCGGTCCGGAGCTCTTCTCACCCGCCGTGCGCGCCGCCATGGCCGCGTACGAACCGAAGTGA
- a CDS encoding STM4013/SEN3800 family hydrolase codes for MNEVVGRDDLLLVTLDTLRFDVAAELAAAGRIPHLARHLPGGRWQERHAPGSFTYASHQAIFAGFLPTPAAPGPHPRLFAARFAGSETTAPRTYVFDTPDLVSGLAQAGYRTVCVGGVGFFNQQGPLGSVLPGMFQESHWEPEFGVASPTSFEAQVERAEQIVAGLPHEQRLFLFVNVPSLHQPNWFHLPGATRESGDTRETHAAALEYVDRHIGRLFAAARSRRRCFAIVCSDHGTAYGDDGYTGHRLGHEAVWTVPYVHFFLEGATA; via the coding sequence ATGAACGAGGTCGTCGGGCGCGACGATCTGCTGCTCGTCACCCTCGACACACTGCGTTTCGACGTCGCCGCCGAGCTCGCGGCCGCCGGCCGCATTCCCCATCTGGCCCGTCATCTGCCCGGCGGACGCTGGCAGGAGCGACACGCGCCGGGCAGCTTCACCTACGCCTCCCACCAGGCGATCTTCGCGGGTTTCCTGCCGACACCGGCCGCACCGGGACCGCATCCGCGGCTGTTCGCCGCACGCTTCGCGGGCAGTGAGACGACCGCCCCCAGGACCTACGTCTTCGACACCCCCGACCTCGTCTCCGGTCTGGCGCAGGCCGGGTACCGCACGGTCTGCGTCGGTGGCGTGGGCTTCTTCAACCAGCAGGGCCCGCTGGGCTCCGTCCTCCCGGGGATGTTCCAGGAGAGCCACTGGGAGCCGGAGTTCGGGGTCGCGTCGCCCACCTCCTTCGAGGCGCAGGTGGAGCGTGCCGAGCAGATCGTCGCCGGGCTCCCGCACGAGCAGCGCCTGTTCCTGTTCGTCAACGTTCCCTCGCTGCACCAGCCCAACTGGTTCCATCTCCCGGGCGCCACCCGGGAGTCGGGCGACACGCGGGAGACCCACGCGGCAGCCCTGGAGTACGTCGACCGTCATATCGGCCGGCTGTTCGCCGCCGCGCGCAGCCGCCGGCGCTGCTTCGCCATCGTCTGCTCCGACCACGGCACGGCCTACGGGGACGACGGCTACACCGGGCACCGTCTCGGTCATGAGGCCGTCTGGACCGTGCCGTACGTCCACTTCTTCCTCGAAGGGGCCACGGCATGA
- a CDS encoding STM4014 family protein, with the protein MRPSPRLAVVGIPGNRRVTLYRDAARADGIDVRAVPWIDVLRGRARFRPGEWVRIESPGEDPLVDRELRGMDDAARVEGTARWYERFVRAARTVAELATGAGATLLDDPVELAVLFDKRRCHGVLREAGVPVPDSPTSGEAAPRVRGWEDVRALQQDTGLRRMFVKLAHGSSASGVLAVETAGGGRVQATTSVERDDQGRLFNSLRVRRYSTEREVAALVDALAPDGLHIERWVPKASQRGRSADLRVVVVAGRATHAVVRTSRSPMTNLHLGGARGDLAAARAATEAAGGSWTGMLELCERAAACFPGSLRVGVDVLPATGWRRFAVGEVNAFGDLLPGLTGLPGSGAEGQDTYAAQIAAVRRAADPGRRRNVHRATA; encoded by the coding sequence GTGCGGCCCTCGCCGCGGCTCGCGGTGGTCGGCATCCCCGGCAACCGCCGCGTCACGCTGTACCGGGACGCGGCGCGTGCCGACGGTATCGACGTGCGCGCCGTGCCGTGGATCGACGTGCTGCGCGGCCGGGCACGGTTCCGCCCCGGCGAGTGGGTCCGCATCGAGTCGCCCGGCGAGGATCCGCTGGTGGACCGGGAGCTGCGGGGCATGGACGACGCGGCGAGGGTCGAGGGTACGGCCCGCTGGTACGAGCGGTTCGTGCGCGCCGCCAGGACCGTGGCGGAGCTCGCGACGGGTGCCGGAGCGACGTTGCTGGACGACCCGGTCGAATTGGCGGTGCTGTTCGACAAGCGGCGCTGTCACGGTGTGTTGCGGGAAGCCGGGGTCCCGGTGCCCGACTCGCCCACGTCCGGCGAAGCCGCACCGAGGGTACGGGGCTGGGAGGACGTCCGTGCCCTGCAGCAGGACACCGGGCTGCGCCGGATGTTCGTCAAACTCGCCCACGGCTCCTCGGCGTCGGGCGTGCTCGCCGTGGAGACGGCAGGCGGCGGCCGAGTGCAGGCGACGACCTCCGTGGAGCGGGACGATCAGGGCCGGCTCTTCAACTCCCTGCGCGTACGCCGCTATTCGACCGAGCGTGAGGTGGCGGCCCTCGTCGACGCCCTCGCACCGGACGGTCTGCACATCGAGCGCTGGGTGCCCAAGGCCTCGCAACGCGGAAGGTCGGCCGACCTGCGGGTGGTCGTCGTCGCCGGCCGCGCCACCCACGCGGTCGTCAGAACGAGCCGCTCTCCGATGACGAACCTCCATCTCGGCGGAGCACGCGGGGATCTGGCGGCTGCCCGCGCCGCGACCGAGGCAGCGGGCGGCAGTTGGACCGGCATGCTGGAGCTGTGCGAGCGGGCCGCGGCCTGTTTCCCCGGCTCGCTGCGGGTGGGCGTCGATGTGCTGCCCGCCACCGGATGGCGGCGCTTCGCCGTCGGCGAGGTCAATGCCTTCGGCGACCTGCTGCCGGGCCTCACCGGTCTGCCGGGCAGCGGGGCCGAGGGCCAGGACACCTACGCGGCGCAGATCGCCGCCGTACGCAGAGCCGCCGATCCCGGCAGAAGAAGGAACGTGCACCGTGCCACCGCCTGA
- a CDS encoding STM4015 family protein produces MTISEHLQELHGLPVFDFPDAGSKAELPSVPSVAWRIAVDSYDSEEEWEEAFARFLGAVDTTQVRALIVGPWSEAFDSGPEPIISALVEARERLPRLRALFVGDITYEECEISWINQGLVTPLLDAYPELLEFGVRGGQGLAFPAVRHEKLRSLTIEAGGLDAAVVRGVAASDLPALEHLDLWLGTSWYGANADVSDLEPILAGTRLPSLTYLALRNSEIQDEIAVAVAGAPVVARLETLDLSMGTLGDEGAEALLNGQPLSHLKKLDLHHHFISKPMADRLSGAFGADGVEVDLSEDESAEGREDRYTAVAE; encoded by the coding sequence ATGACCATTTCGGAGCATCTGCAGGAGCTGCACGGGCTGCCCGTGTTCGACTTCCCCGACGCCGGGTCGAAGGCCGAACTGCCGAGCGTGCCTTCTGTGGCGTGGCGGATAGCGGTCGACTCGTACGACAGCGAGGAGGAGTGGGAGGAAGCCTTCGCCCGCTTCCTCGGCGCGGTGGACACCACGCAGGTGCGGGCGCTGATCGTCGGGCCGTGGAGCGAGGCGTTCGACTCCGGTCCGGAGCCCATCATCTCGGCGCTGGTCGAGGCCCGCGAGCGACTTCCGCGGCTGCGGGCGCTGTTCGTCGGCGACATCACGTACGAGGAGTGCGAGATCTCCTGGATCAACCAGGGGCTGGTGACGCCACTCCTCGACGCCTATCCCGAGCTCCTGGAGTTCGGGGTGCGCGGCGGTCAGGGCCTGGCCTTTCCCGCCGTGCGGCACGAGAAGCTCCGCTCGCTCACCATCGAGGCGGGCGGACTGGACGCGGCCGTGGTGCGCGGTGTCGCGGCGAGTGATCTGCCCGCGCTGGAGCACCTCGACCTCTGGCTCGGCACCTCCTGGTACGGCGCGAACGCCGATGTGTCCGATCTGGAACCGATCCTCGCGGGCACCCGGCTTCCTTCCCTGACGTATCTGGCCCTGCGCAACAGCGAGATACAGGACGAGATCGCCGTGGCGGTGGCCGGCGCCCCGGTCGTCGCGCGGCTGGAGACCCTCGATCTCTCGATGGGCACGCTGGGCGACGAAGGTGCCGAAGCCCTGCTGAACGGGCAGCCGCTCTCACATCTGAAGAAGCTCGATCTGCACCACCACTTCATCAGCAAGCCGATGGCCGACCGGCTGTCCGGCGCGTTCGGGGCGGACGGCGTGGAGGTCGACCTGTCCGAGGACGAGAGCGCGGAAGGCCGGGAGGACCGCTACACGGCCGTGGCGGAGTGA